From uncultured Pseudodesulfovibrio sp.:
CCATCGGTCAACGCCTGTACCAACTGCACCATGGGGGTCAAATCCTTATCTTTCAAACAGGTGAAAACAACACACCCCGGCCGAATGCCTTGTGCGTTCAAGGCGGCGGAAAGCGCAATCAGGGCATGACTGTTATGCGCCCCGTCAAGCAGAATGCTCCGCCCATCTATATCAACAGTCTGCAACCGACCCGGCACAAAAACGGTCTCCATACCAAAATTTTCGAGACGAGGCTCACTCCGGATATCTCGACCAGCAGCAAACCATCGCCACCCAGCCAAAGCAAGCTGCGCATTCATGGTCTGATGAATACCACTGAGCCCCAACTTCACACCGCGAACAGGTTCAGCCAAGTCCACAGAATACATCAACCGTGCACCAATAGATTGAGCGCGATCCTGCAATTGAATCATGGCATCGGCTTCCTGCGGACCGGTCAAGGCCACACCTTCATGACGAATAGCGCCAGCCTTGTCTTCAGCAATTTCCGCCAACGTTGAACCGAGAAGCTTCTCATGGTCCATACCAATAGGCGTAAACAACGTCAGCCCGGGAGCCAGGACATTGGTTGCGTCGAATTTCCCACCCAATCCGGCTTCCATGACTGCCACGTCAACACCTTCACGTTCGAAAGCAAGCAGAGCCAGACAAGTCTGAAATTCAAAATAGGTCAGGTCTTCACCACCGTCCGTGGACAAGACTGCGTTGGCAAGCTCAACCCATACCTCACGAGAAAGCATGGATCGGTTTACTTGAACCCGTTCTCGCGGTGAAACAAAATGAGGTGATGAGAAGAGGCCCACTTTGAGGCCATGAGCTCGAGCAATGGAGCCAAAAAAAGCAGAGGTGGACCCTTTGCCATTGGTTCCGACCACATGCACTACGGGGATATCCAGCATACCATGTGCCGCCATAAACTTTTCCATACGGTCCAAACTCAAATCCATATGAAAAAGCCCGAGCCTGTCCATGTACTCAGTCAATTGAAAATAATCTTTTATGTATGTCACGGAAGCTCTTTTATCAGGATTTGGTCCGGCATGAAACATCTATGATGACTTCCTGAAATCTCAGCACCATATCCGAACCTCTTATAACTTGGTTCTATTTGTGGATTTCATAGCAAAATACATGCTATCTTACTCTGGAATTTATCCATTGGAGGGATATATGCTCAGAAAAGTCACAATCAAGACTCGGATCCTGGTACTCATTACCAGCATTGTCATTTTCATTCTTGGATTCTCGCTTGCCTTTCTCAGTGGAGTTGGAAAAGTCAAAGACATCGGCGTCGAACGCTCAGACCAGGCCATGTTTCAAGGTGAAGAACGAAAACTTCAAGTCGCCACCCATTCCATGGCCGTCAGTATTAGCGCAGCCATAGCCGAAGCCCCTATCCTGGAAGAAAAAATAGATATCATTCGAAAATTGGTGGATAAAATTCGCTTTGAGGAAGACAAATCCGGTTATTTCTTTGTCTACAACAACACAACATGTGTAGCTCTACCGACTAAGCCTTCCTTACACGGCAAAGATCTCAAGGACCTCAAAGACAAAAACGGGGTGGCTCTGGTCGCCGAATTAAATAAAAAAGCACATAATGGAGGCGGTTTCGTCGAATATATCTGGCCCAAACCGGAAAAAGGAGATCAACCGAAGCTTTCCTATGCAGAACTCATCCCCGGTACGGACATGTGGATCGGTACCGGCGTATATCTGGACAATGTCGCTCATGCAAAGGAAGTCATCGCCAATGACATCGACTCATTGGTTTCGACATATGTATGGGCCATTGGCAGCGTCATCATTGCCGTCCTTGTCTTGATCATTCTTCCATTCTGTTTGCTCATTGTTCGTTCCATTGTCCAACCGCTCAATGAAGCCGTTGTCCTGGCCAACCATGTGGCATCCGGCGATCTGACGACAGACATTCAATCCGACTACAAGGACGAACCCGGGCTGCTGACGGCGGCCCTCGGCCAGATGGTCGAAAGACTGCGTTCCATTGTCGGCCAATCAAAGTATGGTGCGGACCAAGTGGCGTCCGGCAGCACTGAAGTCACGGAATCAGCCCAATCGCTGGCAGAAGGCGCAAGCCGTCAGGCCGCAGCCGTAGAAGAAGTCTCAGCGGCCATGGAAGAAATGATCGGCCAAATCGGTCGGAACACGGAAAACGCCACCCAAACAGAACAGATGGCAAACCAAACGGCTCAGGATGCTCAACAAGGTGGCGAGACGGTCATGGAAGCCGTCGATTCCATCAAGAATATTGCTGAAAAAATTTCCATCATTGAAGAAATTGCCCGTCAAACCAATCTGTTAGCATTAAATGCAGCCATTGAAGCAGCCCGCGCCGGCGAAGCGGGCAAGGGCTTTGCGGTTGTCGCAGCAGAAGTTCGCAAACTGGCCGAACGAAGCGGCGCAGCGGCCTCAGAAATCGGTGAACTTTCTTCCAGCACTTTAACAAAAGCAGATCAGGCTGGAGCCATGCTGACCAAGATGGTCCCGGATATCCGCAAGACCGCTGATCTGGTGCAGGAGATTTCTGCCGCCAGTATTGAACAGAATACAGGCGCCCAGGAAATCAATCGTGCTATTCAGGATCTGGACAATGTTATCCAGCAGAATGCAAGCGCATCTGAAGAACTTGCGGCCACAGCCACCGAATTCACTAACCACGCGACCGGCCTGCAACAAGGTATGCAGTTCTTCAACATCGGGCACGAAACCGCTCAAAGTTTTACACCCACACATTCGGTTCGACCAACGACAACCACAACGCAGTTACCGCCGTCCCAACCAACACCGACAGCGGCCCCTGACAACGGTTTTTCCCTCGATATGGAGGGGAATTCCGATGACGGATTTGAAAAGTTCTAAAACCCAAGAAGCACAAGGCCGGGTACATTCGCATGTACCCGGCTTTTCTTTTTTCAGGAAAGAGAAATCAAAAATTCGGCAAGCTTTGCCCCATCTATATATGGAGCACTCATCTCGGTTACAAGAGGACAATCTATGACAACCAGTCCCATGTCGCGCAGGGCTTGTTCGTCAATGCCGTCAGGGTATTCGCCGTTTGCGATATCCACCACCACAGCTTCCACCGAACGACAGTCACCAGACGCGCCACTGACAGCAAGATAATGTAATAACAATTGAGCCTGATCAGCGACTGACAAACCAACAGCCTCCGGGTCGTGCCCCATACTCGGGACAAACACCTTGGGGCAAGGATTCTCGCATATTGCCGCTCCCACGCCCTGAGGCAACAGGTTGGCTATCACACTTGAATACAGACTACCGGGCGGATAACAGATAAGATCGGCATGACTGATACGCTCTTTGATCCCCGCACCAACAGCAGGATAAACGGGCGATGTTCGCTCAAGAGAATCGGTCAACCACATAGACCGAATTGGAGAGTTTAGAGGAGAGGCCTCCTTACCGGTCATCAAATGCTGACCGATAACAACGGTATCATCCTCCAACTCTACGACCAGATGCAGATCCATATCCACTACAGGCCGAACCTCTCCCCTCACTGTCGCCAACTCGGAAAACATTTCAATGACCGGTCCCATTTTCCGGTCTTTTGTGAGGTATCCGGCGGTCAGGACGAGATTCCCCACACTCGCCCCACGCAAATCAAAATCAGATGGCATAATCGCCAAAAAACGTTGCAGATGGTTCATGATGATCGTGCCCACCGGACCGGGAATACAATGCATCAAAAAATGTTCGCCTGATGCCAATCTGTCGAGGTTCTTCCGCAACTCAATCTGATCCCCCTGCTGACTCAATCGATGGGTAAACAACGCGTACACACCATTATTCCCCTGCACCGACTGATCGGCCAATGCCATGAGTCGATTACGAATATCACCAACGGCTGGCATGCCAAACGCATCCCGCAACACGGCCGAACTGCCGCCCGAATCAAAAGGAGTAATACAATGAATGGAATTATGCGTCAGTCCGACAAGCGCACGTGATGTATCACGCAACGCAGTGCCGCCACTGAAAAACAGGATGGATGGTCCCAATTCAGGGCTCTGTCTGTGCCGCTGCACCTTGATGGAATCAATCATGTGCACCTCCTGCGCAGAATCCCCACTCTTTTACATTACGCATACTTTGCGTGACACCGCCCCTTTTCATGAACGAGCGCATCAATAGCAGTATGCATCCGCCTGATATCACCAGACTCATACGCATCCTTGAACGCCGCGCATGCCTCGGTGTATATATCATAATACTCATCACCGTAACCGGGATAACTGACCATGAGCGCGGAATCCATCAGAAACGATTCCACAGCCTCACGCGGCGGTTCTTCGCCATCATGAATCATCTTGACCAACATCCTGAAACTGGATTTCATCCGTTTCTTGAGGTCCTTGTACTCCGGTTTTTTTTCGCCACAGGTCTCACACTCAACCTCAAATGGAGCAGAGCATTCCTGCTCGCTCTGAAATTTCATTTTGAGAACGACCTGACCAAAATCGGCCCGCCCTTTAATCTTGAACTTCTTGAAATCATCGACACAGGCAAATTCATCCGTTCCACCATTTTCCAACGCGTCGGCCAGTTCCCGAAAAAAAGTGGGAAGATTTTTTTGTTCCACTTGTCTGAATATCTTTGTTCCGCTGCTCATGAATTCTCCGTAAAGGGTTTTGACTCAATAATGAGAACAATTTTCCACGAAGGATGCAAGGAGAGTTTGCTCTCTATACAGCCTGTATGATCGCATACCAAACTGGCAACGTAATAAAAGCCAACAGCGTCCCGATTCCGACCAGAGCCACAGCAAGTGACGGCCTCAATCCATGGCTCATACAGATAATTCCACCAGTGACCATTGGTCCCATGGCGGCTTCGAACACCGTGACTTGCGAGACCACATCAGTCTTGCCCAGTATTACCATATACAAAACAAAGATAATCAATGGAGCAAGAACAAGCTTATACCCCAACCCAATACATAACTCCCGGACATTGCCATGAATAGCACTGAAACACAGTGTCATTCCCACGGATAACAAAGCCAAGGGACTAAGAGTCGAGCCAAGACGGGAAAGCACCCCTGTAAGCCACTCTGGATATGCAATCGGCTGAAGCGCGATGCCGAGCAAAATGGCAATAAATGGAGGAAACAGGAAAACTTTTTTCGCAACCATCAACCCACTGACTTTCTCACCAGAGACCTTAGCGGCAAGAATGATTCCGGGAATAGCGAGAGCCAGAAAGGTACCGCCCGTGTCACAGAGCATACCCACACCGATATACTCCGGCCCGAAAAAAGTCTCGATCATGGGCAACCCCACGAATGAAGTATTGCCCAGCCCTACGCACAGAGTCAGGCAGACCACAGTCTTTTCATCCCATCCGAATCGACGCCCCAAAAGAACAAAGAGCGCATAGCCGACACCAAAAACAATCCAAGCCATGGCAGCAGGCAACAGAAGGTCCACCCCCAACGGCAGGGAGTGGGCATAAAGCAAAGCCAATGCGGGCATGGACATATAAATAATAACAGCGTTCAGGGCTGCTGGACCTTTTTCATCAATGACTCCAGCCACACGCATGGCAAGACCCAGCGCAAAACAAATACCCAACAATAAGAAATTTTCCATCCGTCTCTCCAATTTGTGCGCGGACGGTAGGCGTTTTCCACTCCGAGTTCAAGCGATTATCTTTTGCAACCAATACTCCCAACAGGACAAAATAGAAAAGAAAAGACTTGCAAACCACTCGGAGGGCATATATAAGCCATTTCTCCTGAACGTGCCGAAGTGGTGGAATTGGTAGACACGCATGGTTCAGGACCATGTGGGGGTTTCTCCGTGGAAGTTCGAATCTTCTCTTCGGCACCAGTAAAGAACAAGGGTTGTGACATATGTCACAGCCCTTTTTCTTTGTGATTCAAAAACAACATTTCATCAAAAATAACTATAAACCTAAATCATTACAGCTAGTATAAAGATTAAATTAAAACAGTCTTTCCGCCCGGGGCACACAACCCTATTCCTTTTATTGATACATAGTGGTATATTTCTATTCTTCTTTTTATAGAAATTGATCTGCTATATCAAATGGAGGTTCTGTGTCTCTTTTTTTTCCTTTTCGATTACCCATCGTAGTCAGCTTACTCTTCCTCCTGTTGCTCTCTTCTCCAGTTCAAGCTCAAGAAAAGCTTATCGTTGCCATCGACAAAACCTACGCCCCACTTTCTCTCGTTACTCCAGATGGCAAACCTGCGGGATTATTGGTTGAGATGTGGCAACTATGGTCAAAAAACACAGGTATCGCTGTCGAATTTGCCTCTGGGACTTGGGAAGAAACCATCGAAATGGTAAAATCAGGTAAGGCCGATGTACATTCTGGATTATTCAAAAACTCCAAAAGGTCTAAATGGCTCAACTTTTCAGACACTTTGCACGCCATCAAAAGCACACTCTACCACCGAGTGCACTCGAAGTGTCCTTCGCTTTGCACACTCAAAAACGAAAAAATCGGCATTGTAGCCGACACATATCAACAAGACTATCTACGCGAAAAACATCCACACCTCTCCATTGCTTCTTACGAAAGTCATGAAGCATTGTTAACCGGACTTATTGCCGGTGAAATTGATATCATATTTGATGAAGTACCGACCGTTTCCCGCAATTTGGCCCGACTTGGCTGGCAAGGACTCGTAGACAGAACTCCCAACACGGAAGTCATCAACACAGTACACGCTGCCGTATTAAAGACACGTACGGCACTCATCAAACGTATTGATGACGGTTTTAGGACGCTCAATCCGGCTCTTCTGGCAGCCATTGATAAACGTTGGATTATTCATCCTCAGGATCGATTCTACCACGATGTAACAGCAGGACTTAAAATTGAGCTGACAGACAAAGAAAAAGAATTTCTGCACAAAAAAACATCCATCACATTAACGGCTACACCGAACTGGCCTCCATTTGAAATGGAACAAGCCGATGGGTCGTATACGGGCATAGCCGCAGATTTTATACGAGTCGCGGCCAAAAAAGTTGGACTTTCAATCAAGCCGGTATTCGACACTGATTGGGATGCCCACATGACCAAACTCAAAAAAGGCAAACTGGATGTAGCTCCAGGATTAAATGAGACATCCAAACGTTTGAAGCATTTTACTTTTACCCAGCCATACATCGAATATTATTCCGCGATATTTACTCGAAGAGACCGAGAGGACATCGTAACGCCGAATGATCTTGCAGGCAAAACAGTCGCTTTGGAAGAGGGATATGCCATAGCCAGAAACCTGCCCACAGACCGACCGGACATCAACATCATGCTCGTAAAATCGACACAAGAAGCTCTTGAGGTCGTCTCTGCGGGCAAAGCCGACGCCTACATTGGTAACCAAGTCGTTGCATCGTATTTGATCAAAAAATATACTCTTCCCAATCTGACACTTGCGAGCCTCTGGCGTACGGACCTTCCCGGTCAATTGCGCTTTGCCGTAAGCAAAGACGAGCCTCTTCTGCGAAACATCCTACAAAAAGGTCTCGACGCCATCACAAAACAGGAACGTGAGGCCATCCTGACCACGTATCTTGATGCTTCCGGCTTCCAACAAAAAGTCTTCTCACTCACCGACGAAGAATGGGACTGGCTTCATGCGCACCCTCGAATCAAAGTCGGCATTGATCCACAAAGTGCCCCCTTTGAATTCATTGATGAACAAAAGCAAGTCCAAGGCATATCGGCGGAATATATTGATTTCATAAAAGAAAAGATAAAAGTCGAAATGACTCCGACCATAGACTTGAGTTGGAGTGAAGTTCTTCAATCCGCCAAGCAGGGAAGAATCGATATTCTCACTTCAATTGCTAAAACACCTGTCCGCGAGGAATTCCTTCTTTTCACAGAGCCTTACATAGAATTTCCAATTGTTATATTCTCTCCCAAAGAAGCGCCTTTGGTTAACGAAATTTCCGACATTGCCAGTGGACGCATAGCCGTTGTTGAAGGATACGCAGCTCAAGAATACCTGACATATGAACATCCAAAGCTAAAACTCCTCTCTTTTCCAACAGTTAACAAAGCGATTAACGCACTTGCAATGGGAGAAGTGAACTGGTTCATCAATGATTTGGCTACCGGGATTTATGCGATTGAACAAAATGGACTCACCAACTTAAAAGTCGCGGCTTCCACAGAATGGAAACTGTCTTTGTCAATGGCTGTCCGCAAGGACTATCCAGAATTGGTGAATATTCTCAACAAAGCACTGAATGTCGTTACGGACGAACAAGCTGCCGAATTCAAAAACAAATGGCTCGCACTAAAATTTGAACACGGTTTGGACATGTCCACAGTCTTCACATGGGTCTTACCAATCTCCGGTGGCGTCCTTTTGATCCTCGGCCTTATCGTCCTCTGGAACCGCAAACTCGGCAGTGAAATAACAGAGAGAAAAAAAGCACAAGCGGAACTAGCCGACACGATGAAATCGCTTGATGAAAAAAACCAAATGCTGGAAGGGCTCTCCTCAAAATTGGCAAAATATTTGTCACCGCAGGTATACGATTCCATTTTTGCGGGAGACCGAGATGTCTCTCTTTCAACTGAACGTAAAAAGCTGACGGTATTCTTTTCCGATATCAAAAACTTCACACAGACAACCGATGATATGCAGCCGGAGGACTTAACTGCTCTTCTCAATAATTACTTCACCGAAATGTCTTCCATCGCGATGGAATACGGAGCGACTATCGACAAGTTTATTGGAGACGCGATGCTCATGTTCTTCGGCGACCCGGAGACAAAGGGGGTCAAAGAAGACGCGGAACTGTGTGTACGAATGGCTTTTGCTATGCAAAAACGAATGGCTGAACTGGAAAAGGAATGGCAGGCCATGGGCTATGACAAACCATTCAAAATGCGCGTGGGAATCAACACTGGATATTGCAACGTAGGCAATTTTGGTTCCGACACCAGAATGGATTATACCATCATCGGTGGAGAAGTGAATCTGGCTGCCCGACTTGAGGGGCAGGCTGATCCTGGAGGTGTCCTCATATCGTCAGAAACCTATATTCTCGTCAAAGAACTTGTAAACGCAAAAAAACGAAACCCACTCTCAGTAAAAGGCATACGAAGAAGTATTCACCCATATTCCATTGTTTCACTCCGTAACGGCGAGGAAGATTATACCGAACGCAATCACACAATCAAACATGAGGAAAAAGGGTTCACCTTGTCCATCAACCTTGAAGGTTTAACTCCTGAAAAACGTAAAAAAATATCATCACGATTATTAAAGGTAGCTCAACAACTGAAAAAATAAGGCAGAAACCTTACTCATACTTCATTGAATTCAGAGCGGACGGCCTCATATATGATTTTAAAGCCCAATAAACCTCTTTGCGATAGGGCCTACCACATTTTTTATAGATGAGTTATGAGAGCAAACAAAAGGCACATTCATCGACGTCGATTCTTAAATTTCCGTCAAGATAAAACTACCACAAAGATCTCTGCAGATTCAAAACACAACAAGAGCCACAAATGAGAAAACACATTCCTCTGCATGTTAATATCCTCACGGTCTTTACGGTTCTGGTTACTACAATCGTCTTAATTGTCGTTGGTTACGGACATAAAAGCAACTCTGACTCTGCTGTTATTGCCGCACACCAACTCTTGCGCCGGGTAGAAATATCCACGGCTGAAAAAACACAGGCCCTTTTTGACACTGCATTCAGGACCGTGAACACTTTCATCAATTTTCGAGACATAGGACAAAAGGCGTCAATTCATTCACACCCTTTGCAATCTGTTTTTTTCAAATTCCTCGAACAAAATGAAGATTTCACTTCCATTTTTATTGGATTTGATGATGGAGATTTCTTTCTCGTCTCCTCACTGCACGGACGCGATGAATTAAAAAAAAGTCTGGGTATTCCAGAAAGTGCAGTCTGGTATACACAAACAATTGCTCAACGTGCTGACAAGCAGCGGTATGAACTCAGAAAATATCTGGATACGGGGTTTGTGACAGTTGGCTCTGCTGCCGAACTCCATGTGCAATATGATCCCAGACGTCGTCCCTGGTTCAAATCAGCCAGCGAAACAGACATTGCGACCTTAAGTGATATTTATATTTTCTCCTTGTCAGAAGAACCGGGAATAACGGTTTCCCGTCGTTTTGATGCCACAGTCAAAGGCGTTGTCGGCGTGGACCTTTCTCTTGCCAATGTATCTCATTTTTTAAAGTCACAACTCATTGCTCCCGGCAATGAACTCATAATTTTTGATACTCTTGGAAATGTCTACGCCTACCCGAATTTAAACAAACTCATCACAAGTATAGGCATTACGGAAAGTGAATCGACAAAGAACGCAAAGATTGCGGCCCTCGGTTCACCGGCTCTGTTAAATCTTGTGCAATTGTTTCAATCCCAAAAAACAAACACCATTCACGA
This genomic window contains:
- a CDS encoding cyanophycin synthetase, translating into MTYIKDYFQLTEYMDRLGLFHMDLSLDRMEKFMAAHGMLDIPVVHVVGTNGKGSTSAFFGSIARAHGLKVGLFSSPHFVSPRERVQVNRSMLSREVWVELANAVLSTDGGEDLTYFEFQTCLALLAFEREGVDVAVMEAGLGGKFDATNVLAPGLTLFTPIGMDHEKLLGSTLAEIAEDKAGAIRHEGVALTGPQEADAMIQLQDRAQSIGARLMYSVDLAEPVRGVKLGLSGIHQTMNAQLALAGWRWFAAGRDIRSEPRLENFGMETVFVPGRLQTVDIDGRSILLDGAHNSHALIALSAALNAQGIRPGCVVFTCLKDKDLTPMVQLVQALTDGPIFIPAMESERARSADSLVEAMGGRAKAVSSMEEALGLGASEPGATLVCGSLYLLAEFYRLYPECLTV
- a CDS encoding methyl-accepting chemotaxis protein, with the protein product MLRKVTIKTRILVLITSIVIFILGFSLAFLSGVGKVKDIGVERSDQAMFQGEERKLQVATHSMAVSISAAIAEAPILEEKIDIIRKLVDKIRFEEDKSGYFFVYNNTTCVALPTKPSLHGKDLKDLKDKNGVALVAELNKKAHNGGGFVEYIWPKPEKGDQPKLSYAELIPGTDMWIGTGVYLDNVAHAKEVIANDIDSLVSTYVWAIGSVIIAVLVLIILPFCLLIVRSIVQPLNEAVVLANHVASGDLTTDIQSDYKDEPGLLTAALGQMVERLRSIVGQSKYGADQVASGSTEVTESAQSLAEGASRQAAAVEEVSAAMEEMIGQIGRNTENATQTEQMANQTAQDAQQGGETVMEAVDSIKNIAEKISIIEEIARQTNLLALNAAIEAARAGEAGKGFAVVAAEVRKLAERSGAAASEIGELSSSTLTKADQAGAMLTKMVPDIRKTADLVQEISAASIEQNTGAQEINRAIQDLDNVIQQNASASEELAATATEFTNHATGLQQGMQFFNIGHETAQSFTPTHSVRPTTTTTQLPPSQPTPTAAPDNGFSLDMEGNSDDGFEKF
- a CDS encoding GAK system CofD-like protein is translated as MIDSIKVQRHRQSPELGPSILFFSGGTALRDTSRALVGLTHNSIHCITPFDSGGSSAVLRDAFGMPAVGDIRNRLMALADQSVQGNNGVYALFTHRLSQQGDQIELRKNLDRLASGEHFLMHCIPGPVGTIIMNHLQRFLAIMPSDFDLRGASVGNLVLTAGYLTKDRKMGPVIEMFSELATVRGEVRPVVDMDLHLVVELEDDTVVIGQHLMTGKEASPLNSPIRSMWLTDSLERTSPVYPAVGAGIKERISHADLICYPPGSLYSSVIANLLPQGVGAAICENPCPKVFVPSMGHDPEAVGLSVADQAQLLLHYLAVSGASGDCRSVEAVVVDIANGEYPDGIDEQALRDMGLVVIDCPLVTEMSAPYIDGAKLAEFLISLS
- a CDS encoding GAK system XXXCH domain-containing protein yields the protein MSSGTKIFRQVEQKNLPTFFRELADALENGGTDEFACVDDFKKFKIKGRADFGQVVLKMKFQSEQECSAPFEVECETCGEKKPEYKDLKKRMKSSFRMLVKMIHDGEEPPREAVESFLMDSALMVSYPGYGDEYYDIYTEACAAFKDAYESGDIRRMHTAIDALVHEKGRCHAKYA
- a CDS encoding AEC family transporter, with protein sequence MENFLLLGICFALGLAMRVAGVIDEKGPAALNAVIIYMSMPALALLYAHSLPLGVDLLLPAAMAWIVFGVGYALFVLLGRRFGWDEKTVVCLTLCVGLGNTSFVGLPMIETFFGPEYIGVGMLCDTGGTFLALAIPGIILAAKVSGEKVSGLMVAKKVFLFPPFIAILLGIALQPIAYPEWLTGVLSRLGSTLSPLALLSVGMTLCFSAIHGNVRELCIGLGYKLVLAPLIIFVLYMVILGKTDVVSQVTVFEAAMGPMVTGGIICMSHGLRPSLAVALVGIGTLLAFITLPVWYAIIQAV
- a CDS encoding transporter substrate-binding domain-containing protein, which translates into the protein MSLFFPFRLPIVVSLLFLLLLSSPVQAQEKLIVAIDKTYAPLSLVTPDGKPAGLLVEMWQLWSKNTGIAVEFASGTWEETIEMVKSGKADVHSGLFKNSKRSKWLNFSDTLHAIKSTLYHRVHSKCPSLCTLKNEKIGIVADTYQQDYLREKHPHLSIASYESHEALLTGLIAGEIDIIFDEVPTVSRNLARLGWQGLVDRTPNTEVINTVHAAVLKTRTALIKRIDDGFRTLNPALLAAIDKRWIIHPQDRFYHDVTAGLKIELTDKEKEFLHKKTSITLTATPNWPPFEMEQADGSYTGIAADFIRVAAKKVGLSIKPVFDTDWDAHMTKLKKGKLDVAPGLNETSKRLKHFTFTQPYIEYYSAIFTRRDREDIVTPNDLAGKTVALEEGYAIARNLPTDRPDINIMLVKSTQEALEVVSAGKADAYIGNQVVASYLIKKYTLPNLTLASLWRTDLPGQLRFAVSKDEPLLRNILQKGLDAITKQEREAILTTYLDASGFQQKVFSLTDEEWDWLHAHPRIKVGIDPQSAPFEFIDEQKQVQGISAEYIDFIKEKIKVEMTPTIDLSWSEVLQSAKQGRIDILTSIAKTPVREEFLLFTEPYIEFPIVIFSPKEAPLVNEISDIASGRIAVVEGYAAQEYLTYEHPKLKLLSFPTVNKAINALAMGEVNWFINDLATGIYAIEQNGLTNLKVAASTEWKLSLSMAVRKDYPELVNILNKALNVVTDEQAAEFKNKWLALKFEHGLDMSTVFTWVLPISGGVLLILGLIVLWNRKLGSEITERKKAQAELADTMKSLDEKNQMLEGLSSKLAKYLSPQVYDSIFAGDRDVSLSTERKKLTVFFSDIKNFTQTTDDMQPEDLTALLNNYFTEMSSIAMEYGATIDKFIGDAMLMFFGDPETKGVKEDAELCVRMAFAMQKRMAELEKEWQAMGYDKPFKMRVGINTGYCNVGNFGSDTRMDYTIIGGEVNLAARLEGQADPGGVLISSETYILVKELVNAKKRNPLSVKGIRRSIHPYSIVSLRNGEEDYTERNHTIKHEEKGFTLSINLEGLTPEKRKKISSRLLKVAQQLKK